One Sodalinema gerasimenkoae IPPAS B-353 DNA segment encodes these proteins:
- a CDS encoding NAD-dependent epimerase/dehydratase family protein: MKVLVIGGDGYCGWATALYLSNRGHDVAILDSLVRRHWDSQLQIETLTPIAPIQRRLQRWYELTGKRIELFIGDINDYPFLSQAMHQFEPEAVVHFGEQRSAPFSMIDREHAVLTQANNVIGNLNLLYILKEDFPDCHLVKLGTMGEYGTPNIDIEEGYITIEHNGRKDTLPYPKQPGSFYHLSKVHDSHNIQFACKIWGLRATDLNQGIVYGVLTEETGMDELLVNRLDYDGIYGTALNRFCIQAAIGHPLTVYGKGGQTRALLDIRDTVRCIEIAVENPANPGEFRVFNQFTEMFSVADLALKVQQASAALGLKVSIDNLENPRVELEDHYFNAKNTKLIDLGLQPHNLSDSLLDSLLNFAVKYKDRVDKDQILPKVRWRR, from the coding sequence ATGAAAGTACTTGTTATTGGCGGTGACGGTTACTGCGGATGGGCAACGGCGCTCTATTTGTCCAATCGTGGCCACGACGTTGCAATCCTTGACAGTTTAGTCCGTCGTCACTGGGATTCACAGCTACAAATTGAAACCCTAACCCCTATCGCCCCCATTCAGCGTCGACTACAACGCTGGTATGAACTCACGGGAAAACGCATTGAGTTGTTTATTGGCGATATCAATGATTATCCCTTCCTGAGTCAGGCGATGCACCAGTTTGAGCCTGAGGCGGTGGTTCACTTTGGGGAACAGCGTTCTGCGCCCTTCTCGATGATTGATCGCGAACATGCGGTTCTCACCCAAGCCAACAACGTCATTGGCAACCTGAATCTTCTCTATATTCTCAAAGAAGATTTCCCCGATTGCCATCTGGTAAAACTGGGAACCATGGGTGAGTACGGAACTCCCAATATCGATATTGAGGAAGGCTACATCACCATCGAACATAATGGTCGTAAGGATACCCTTCCCTATCCCAAACAGCCCGGTAGCTTCTACCACCTCAGCAAAGTTCACGACAGCCACAATATCCAGTTTGCTTGCAAAATCTGGGGCTTACGGGCCACCGATTTGAACCAGGGAATTGTCTATGGGGTGCTGACGGAAGAGACGGGCATGGACGAATTGCTCGTCAACCGTCTCGACTATGATGGTATCTATGGAACCGCCCTCAACCGCTTCTGCATTCAGGCGGCCATCGGTCATCCCCTGACGGTATATGGTAAAGGCGGACAAACCCGCGCCTTGCTCGATATCCGAGATACAGTTCGTTGTATCGAAATTGCCGTGGAAAATCCCGCCAATCCCGGTGAGTTCCGCGTCTTCAACCAGTTCACAGAAATGTTCAGTGTGGCCGACTTAGCCCTGAAAGTGCAACAGGCCAGTGCAGCCTTGGGCCTAAAAGTCAGCATTGATAATCTGGAGAACCCTCGGGTTGAACTCGAAGACCATTATTTCAACGCTAAAAACACGAAACTCATTGATTTGGGATTACAACCTCATAACCTCTCCGACTCGCTGCTGGATTCGCTGCTCAACTTTGCTGTCAAGTACAAAGATCGGGTGGATAAGGATCAAATTCTCCCGAAAGTGCGCTGGCGGCGTTAA
- a CDS encoding CpcT/CpeT family chromophore lyase: protein MWNETVERQENSFTGVVEPGNQCCVERNGQTTYLDSRFEISEHHFRTLDRGRNPETGERVWGSVAGAFEFERVTSFAHELAL from the coding sequence GTGTGGAACGAAACGGTAGAACGTCAGGAGAATAGTTTTACTGGGGTCGTGGAACCGGGGAATCAGTGCTGTGTGGAACGAAACGGTCAAACCACCTACCTTGACAGTCGCTTTGAAATCAGCGAACATCACTTCCGAACCCTCGATCGCGGACGCAATCCTGAGACCGGTGAACGGGTTTGGGGGTCAGTCGCTGGAGCATTTGAGTTTGAGCGGGTGACCAGCTTTGCCCATGAACTGGCGTTGTAG
- a CDS encoding tetratricopeptide repeat protein, with protein MVSFCFRSSSQRRFMCSKFALQLFTVSAQALTLLALSFSLSTLGLGGGVAQAQQRRGLPTNPLELAEVDPLIPEAVWQGEAVLTQTQRRDLATRLDQLNAEALAAFSDGRVSEAFELWNRELRLRRFLGTEAELEALQRVGELAWEQEEFYQLQVMRERLRRIQKRELDEVETPNLQRLMALAQTYETVGARSAALELYEVVLESARSQGDEAKQEEAWQRLGETALQDLNYEAAAAAYEALRGLARQRGDREQEVVYLTELAYIYDRLQDYDQAIEAKQALIAYYQELGNVARVTALKISVGQDLQNSERPNEAIAQYQQAYRLAWEALQFYRAQEALTALGQLYERYDDWEAALEVYQAQIETHEIARNQYGLMMTYGRMGQVQQQQQNYPAALTSFRRGLQLAQQLGNREAYFQSHIETVNRALSGN; from the coding sequence ATGGTTTCATTTTGTTTTCGTTCCTCTAGTCAACGCCGGTTTATGTGTTCTAAGTTCGCCCTTCAATTATTCACTGTATCAGCCCAGGCTCTGACCTTGCTGGCCCTGTCGTTTAGCCTCTCAACTCTCGGACTAGGGGGTGGGGTGGCCCAGGCGCAACAACGGCGGGGATTACCGACCAATCCCTTGGAGTTGGCGGAGGTAGACCCGCTCATTCCTGAGGCGGTTTGGCAGGGAGAGGCGGTGTTAACGCAGACGCAACGGCGTGATTTGGCAACGAGGTTAGATCAACTGAATGCGGAGGCGTTGGCGGCGTTCTCTGATGGCCGAGTCAGCGAGGCGTTTGAGTTGTGGAATCGTGAGTTACGCCTACGACGCTTTTTAGGTACGGAGGCGGAATTAGAGGCGTTGCAACGGGTGGGGGAACTGGCGTGGGAGCAAGAAGAGTTTTACCAACTTCAGGTGATGCGGGAACGGTTGCGGCGTATTCAGAAGCGGGAACTCGATGAGGTGGAAACCCCGAATCTACAGCGGTTGATGGCCCTGGCCCAAACCTATGAGACGGTGGGGGCCCGGTCTGCGGCTCTGGAGTTGTATGAGGTGGTGTTAGAGTCAGCGCGATCACAGGGGGATGAGGCGAAACAAGAGGAGGCTTGGCAACGATTGGGGGAGACGGCTCTCCAAGACCTCAATTATGAGGCGGCGGCGGCGGCCTATGAGGCGTTGCGAGGGTTGGCCCGTCAACGGGGCGATCGCGAACAGGAGGTGGTCTATTTAACGGAGTTGGCCTATATTTACGATCGCCTCCAGGACTATGACCAGGCGATTGAGGCCAAGCAGGCGTTAATCGCTTATTACCAGGAACTGGGGAATGTGGCGCGGGTCACGGCGCTGAAAATTTCGGTGGGTCAGGATTTGCAGAACTCGGAACGTCCTAATGAGGCGATCGCTCAGTATCAGCAAGCCTATCGCTTAGCCTGGGAGGCTCTACAGTTCTACCGGGCCCAGGAAGCTCTCACCGCCTTGGGACAACTCTATGAACGCTATGACGACTGGGAGGCAGCGTTAGAGGTCTATCAAGCTCAGATTGAAACCCATGAAATCGCCCGCAATCAGTATGGGTTGATGATGACCTATGGTCGCATGGGCCAGGTTCAGCAGCAACAACAGAACTACCCAGCGGCCCTAACGTCATTCCGTCGGGGACTGCAACTAGCTCAACAACTGGGAAATCGGGAAGCCTATTTTCAAAGTCATATTGAGACGGTCAACCGGGCCTTGTCGGGAAATTAA
- a CDS encoding CpcT/CpeT family chromophore lyase, giving the protein MQSLTPERLTRLCGCNFVVERQENSFTGVVEPGNQCCVERNGRTSGE; this is encoded by the coding sequence TTGCAATCCCTAACCCCCGAACGCTTGACGCGTCTGTGTGGCTGTAACTTTGTGGTAGAACGTCAGGAGAATAGTTTTACTGGGGTCGTGGAACCGGGGAATCAGTGCTGTGTGGAACGAAACGGTAGAACGTCAGGAGAATAG
- a CDS encoding chromophore lyase CpcT/CpeT, with translation MTNSDDITTLARWMASDFSNQQQAFDNPPLFAHVRACLRPLPSDKFGGISFYLEQAYQYALNRPYRTRVLMLKQDDGELIIENYAIENAEELFGASRDPHRLQSLTPERLTRLCGCNFVVGPPSFAIPNPRTLDASVWL, from the coding sequence ATGACAAATTCCGACGATATCACAACCCTCGCTCGCTGGATGGCTTCAGATTTTAGCAACCAACAGCAAGCCTTTGATAATCCGCCCTTATTTGCCCATGTTCGGGCCTGTTTGCGTCCCTTACCCTCCGATAAGTTTGGTGGAATTAGTTTCTATCTCGAACAGGCCTATCAATATGCCCTAAATCGTCCCTACCGCACGCGGGTGTTGATGCTCAAACAAGACGATGGGGAGTTGATTATCGAGAATTATGCCATTGAGAATGCCGAGGAGTTGTTTGGCGCCTCGCGGGACCCCCATCGTTTGCAATCCCTAACCCCCGAACGCTTGACGCGTCTGTGTGGCTGTAACTTTGTGGTAGGACCCCCATCGTTTGCAATCCCTAACCCCCGAACGCTTGACGCGTCTGTGTGGCTGTAA
- a CDS encoding esterase-like activity of phytase family protein — MQTDSRVRGFTGRQPIYQRILQVALVCLLLTLSSCGIPRIQAEARLFLPLSLELLDESVLPSQDIENTRVGGLSAITYDRQTGNYYALSDDRGFVSPARFYTLSIDIGGDDPDLFQIRKITIEDVTLLRDEAGELFPAGTIDPEGIALSPDRTLFIASEGVSQDGIPPFVDEFDLTSGRRLRALPIPDYMIPDAAGSEQTLGVQNNLGFESLTIGGVGTGEPYRVFAATESALLQDLPWLEQQRQQAPADAPVPLTTRLLHYVVVENRAQVVAEHLYPLDEPPSLLTVNNGLVELLALDGANALRSAPGGYFLSLERTFGAEGFGAKLFQMAIASATDISTLTYLQGESKDFQPVQKQLLLNLNHLEGFRPDNLEGMTFGPRLPDGSQSLILVSDDNFRDNQVNQFVLLRLTSQR; from the coding sequence ATGCAGACCGACAGCCGAGTCAGGGGGTTCACAGGACGTCAGCCCATCTATCAGCGGATACTACAAGTGGCCCTAGTGTGCCTCCTCTTAACCCTCTCTAGTTGTGGCATCCCCCGTATCCAAGCCGAAGCTCGACTCTTTTTGCCCCTATCCCTAGAGTTACTCGATGAGTCAGTTCTTCCCAGCCAGGACATTGAGAACACTCGGGTTGGTGGTCTCTCGGCGATTACCTATGATCGTCAAACCGGGAACTACTATGCCTTATCCGATGATCGGGGCTTCGTCTCTCCCGCTCGATTTTATACATTATCGATCGACATTGGCGGGGACGATCCGGATCTGTTCCAGATTCGCAAGATCACCATTGAGGATGTGACCCTACTGCGAGATGAAGCCGGAGAACTGTTTCCCGCCGGAACCATCGACCCGGAAGGGATTGCCCTCTCTCCTGATCGCACCCTCTTTATTGCCAGTGAAGGGGTCTCACAAGATGGAATTCCTCCCTTCGTCGATGAATTTGATTTGACCAGCGGCCGACGCTTGCGGGCCCTGCCAATTCCCGACTATATGATTCCCGATGCAGCCGGTTCCGAGCAAACCCTAGGGGTTCAGAATAATCTCGGCTTTGAATCCCTCACCATTGGCGGTGTGGGAACTGGGGAACCCTACCGGGTATTCGCTGCCACAGAATCGGCGTTATTACAAGATTTACCTTGGCTAGAACAGCAACGACAACAGGCCCCCGCCGATGCTCCTGTTCCCCTCACCACGCGGCTGTTGCATTATGTGGTGGTGGAAAATCGCGCTCAGGTGGTGGCGGAACATCTCTATCCCCTCGATGAGCCACCCTCCCTGTTGACGGTGAATAATGGCTTAGTGGAACTGTTGGCCCTGGATGGGGCCAATGCTTTGCGTTCCGCTCCTGGGGGCTATTTTCTCAGTTTAGAACGCACCTTTGGCGCCGAAGGGTTTGGAGCGAAGCTATTTCAGATGGCGATCGCCTCGGCTACAGATATCTCAACCCTAACCTACCTACAAGGGGAGTCAAAGGACTTTCAACCCGTACAAAAACAACTCCTGTTAAACCTCAATCATCTTGAGGGATTTCGTCCCGACAACCTCGAAGGCATGACCTTTGGCCCCCGACTCCCCGACGGGTCTCAGAGTCTCATCCTCGTCAGCGATGATAATTTCCGAGACAATCAAGTGAACCAGTTTGTGCTACTGCGACTCACCTCCCAGCGTTAG
- a CDS encoding FHA domain-containing protein: MITIFLIHPTQAEPIRSWTFKQDSVVRVGRSKDNDVVIHGSLVSRHHLELWHRQGHWELINFGANGTFVEGQPVHQSQVDDGMIVRLGSTGPRLQLRLDFQPNEVAAGDRLTAHPVDG; this comes from the coding sequence GTGATCACGATTTTTCTGATTCATCCAACTCAAGCTGAACCCATCCGCAGTTGGACCTTTAAGCAAGACTCTGTTGTGCGAGTTGGGCGCTCCAAAGATAATGATGTCGTGATTCACGGTTCTCTCGTTTCCCGCCATCACCTAGAACTTTGGCATCGTCAAGGTCATTGGGAACTGATTAATTTCGGGGCCAATGGCACCTTTGTCGAGGGACAACCGGTCCATCAGTCGCAAGTTGATGATGGCATGATCGTCCGTCTCGGCTCAACCGGACCACGGCTGCAACTGCGCCTCGATTTCCAGCCAAACGAGGTGGCCGCCGGCGATCGCCTGACGGCTCATCCCGTTGACGGTTAA